A DNA window from Vigna angularis cultivar LongXiaoDou No.4 chromosome 1, ASM1680809v1, whole genome shotgun sequence contains the following coding sequences:
- the LOC108323771 gene encoding protein CHUP1, chloroplastic isoform X1 codes for MKQKTPSSPITTRTALKKHGDNNKSLQSPPQPRLRASSKAPKSPPETSTRAKSVPLDLKDVSRAKRGAAVGSRKGREAEEAEVVVVARPRRRLGDFGLRKSGDDDPDGKKRKELQEKLEVSENLIKSLQSEVLALKEELDRVKSLNVELESQNTKLTRNLAEAKQATVGIGNSGKKESVIGEHQSPKFKDIQKLIADKLELSRVKKEGNPEVNFAKASILSPTRSFSIHETKSIGRKSPPNICLQPPPPLPPPIIGRNSAHSTCLQPPPPPPPPPIPSRPSARLSDTKKGAAIVELFHSLKSKDGKIDSKGPVNHQRPVVISAHSSIVGEIQNRSAHLLAIRTDIETKGEFVNDLIKKVVDAAFTDIEEVLKFVNWLDGKLSSLADERAVLKHFKWPEKRADALREAAIEYHELKMLEQEISSYKDDPDIPCGAALKKMASLLDKSERRIQRLIKLRSSVIHSYQVYNIPTAWMLDSGIMSNIKQASMTLVKMYMKRVTIELESVRNSDRESIQDSLLLQGVHFAYRAHQFAGGLDSETMCCFEEIRQRVPGHLAGSRELLAGIPLSW; via the exons ATGAAGCAAAAGACGCCGTCTTCACCAATCACTACAAGAACTGCGTTGAAGAAGCACGGTGACAACAACAAGTCCCTGCAGAGTCCACCGCAGCCACGCCTCAGAGCTTCTTCCAAGGCTCCAAAGTCACCACCAGAGACATCAACCAGAGCCAAGTCAGTGCCCCTGGACTTGAAGGACGTTTCGAGGGCCAAGAGGGGTGCTGCTGTGGGGTCTCGAAAGGGTAGGGAAGCTGAGGAGGCtgaggttgttgttgttgctcgGCCACGGCGAAGGCTTGGGGATTTCGGTTTGAGGAAGAGTGGAGATGATGACCCTGAtgggaagaagaggaaggagtTGCAGGAGAAGCTCGAGGTGAGTGAAAATTTGATCAAGAGTTTGCAATCTGAGGTGCTGGCGTTGAAGGAGGAATTGGATAGAGTTAAGAGCTTGAATGTGGAGCTTGAGTCCCAGAACACAAAGCTCACTCGGAACCTTGCTGAAGCTAAGCAAGCAACTGTTGGGATTGGCAACAGTGGAAAG AAGGAGTCAGTAATAGGAGAACACCAGAGTCCCAAGTTTAAAGACATACAGAAACTCATTGCTGACAAATTGGAACTGTCTAGAGTGAAAAAGGAAGGTAATCCTGAAGTTAATTTTGCCAAAGCATCAATTCTTTCACCAACCAGAAGTTTTTCCATTCATGAAACTAAAAGTATAGGAAGAAAATCTCCACCCAATATATGCCTGCAGCCACCTCCACCACTACCACCACCAATTATAGGAAGAAATTCTGCACACAGCACATGCCTGCAACCCCCTCCGCCTCCTCCACCACCTCCAATTCCATCTCGGCCTTCAGCAAGATTATCTGACACCAAAAAGGGTGCTGCAATTGTTGAACTATTTCACTCGTTAAAGAGTAAAGATGGGAAGATAGACTCAAAAGGACCTGTGAATCATCAGAGACCAGTAGTTATTAGTGCACACAGTAGCATTGTGGGAGAAATTCAAAACCGTTCAGCTCATCTGTTAGCC ATAAGGACAGATATTGAAACAAAAGGAGAGTTCGTTAATGACCTCATAAAGAAAGTAGTAGATGCAGCATTCACGGATATTGAAGAGGTCTTAAAGTTTGTTAATTGGCTTGATGGAAAACTATCATCATTG GCTGATGAACGTGCTGTCTTGAAGCATTTTAAGTGGCCTGAGAAGAGAGCTGATGCATTGAGAGAGGCTGCAATTGAGTATCATGAACTCAAAATGCTAGAACAGGAAATCTCCTCCTACAAGGATGACCCTGATATTCCATGTGGAGCTGCCTTAAAAAAGATGGCCAGCCTATTAGACAA GTCTGAGAGGAGAATACAGAGGCTAATAAAGCTAAGGAGTTCAGTCATACATTCATATCAAGTGTACAACATTCCAACTGCATGGATGCTTGATTCTGGAATAATGAGCAAT ATAAAGCAGGCTTCCATGACCCTTGTCAAGATGTACATGAAAAGAGTGACAATCGAGCTTGAATCCGTTCGCAATTCCGACAGAGAATCTATTCAAGATTCTCTTCTGCTTCAGGGTGTGCATTTTGCATACAGAGCCCATCAG TTTGCTGGAGGATTGGACTCAGAAACAATGTGTTGTTTTGAAGAGATACGGCAACGTGTACCAGGACACCTAGCAGGGTCTCGAGAACTTTTGGCTGGCATACCATTATCATGGTAA
- the LOC108323771 gene encoding protein CHUP1, chloroplastic isoform X3: MKQKTPSSPITTRTALKKHGDNNKSLQSPPQPRLRASSKAPKSPPETSTRAKSVPLDLKDVSRAKRGAAVGSRKGREAEEAEVVVVARPRRRLGDFGLRKSGDDDPDGKKRKELQEKLEVSENLIKSLQSEVLALKEELDRVKSLNVELESQNTKLTRNLAEAKQATVGIGNSGKKESVIGEHQSPKFKDIQKLIADKLELSRVKKEGNPEVNFAKASILSPTRSFSIHETKSIGRKSPPNICLQPPPPLPPPIIGRNSAHSTCLQPPPPPPPPPIPSRPSARLSDTKKGAAIVELFHSLKSKDGKIDSKGPVNHQRPVVISAHSSIVGEIQNRSAHLLAIRTDIETKGEFVNDLIKKVVDAAFTDIEEVLKFVNWLDGKLSSLADERAVLKHFKWPEKRADALREAAIEYHELKMLEQEISSYKDDPDIPCGAALKKMASLLDKSERRIQRLIKLRSSVIHSYQVYNIPTAWMLDSGIMSNIKQASMTLVKMYMKRVTIELESVRNSDRESIQDSLLLQGVHFAYRAHQFAGGLDSETMCCFEEIRQRVPGHLAGSRELLAGIPLS, encoded by the exons ATGAAGCAAAAGACGCCGTCTTCACCAATCACTACAAGAACTGCGTTGAAGAAGCACGGTGACAACAACAAGTCCCTGCAGAGTCCACCGCAGCCACGCCTCAGAGCTTCTTCCAAGGCTCCAAAGTCACCACCAGAGACATCAACCAGAGCCAAGTCAGTGCCCCTGGACTTGAAGGACGTTTCGAGGGCCAAGAGGGGTGCTGCTGTGGGGTCTCGAAAGGGTAGGGAAGCTGAGGAGGCtgaggttgttgttgttgctcgGCCACGGCGAAGGCTTGGGGATTTCGGTTTGAGGAAGAGTGGAGATGATGACCCTGAtgggaagaagaggaaggagtTGCAGGAGAAGCTCGAGGTGAGTGAAAATTTGATCAAGAGTTTGCAATCTGAGGTGCTGGCGTTGAAGGAGGAATTGGATAGAGTTAAGAGCTTGAATGTGGAGCTTGAGTCCCAGAACACAAAGCTCACTCGGAACCTTGCTGAAGCTAAGCAAGCAACTGTTGGGATTGGCAACAGTGGAAAG AAGGAGTCAGTAATAGGAGAACACCAGAGTCCCAAGTTTAAAGACATACAGAAACTCATTGCTGACAAATTGGAACTGTCTAGAGTGAAAAAGGAAGGTAATCCTGAAGTTAATTTTGCCAAAGCATCAATTCTTTCACCAACCAGAAGTTTTTCCATTCATGAAACTAAAAGTATAGGAAGAAAATCTCCACCCAATATATGCCTGCAGCCACCTCCACCACTACCACCACCAATTATAGGAAGAAATTCTGCACACAGCACATGCCTGCAACCCCCTCCGCCTCCTCCACCACCTCCAATTCCATCTCGGCCTTCAGCAAGATTATCTGACACCAAAAAGGGTGCTGCAATTGTTGAACTATTTCACTCGTTAAAGAGTAAAGATGGGAAGATAGACTCAAAAGGACCTGTGAATCATCAGAGACCAGTAGTTATTAGTGCACACAGTAGCATTGTGGGAGAAATTCAAAACCGTTCAGCTCATCTGTTAGCC ATAAGGACAGATATTGAAACAAAAGGAGAGTTCGTTAATGACCTCATAAAGAAAGTAGTAGATGCAGCATTCACGGATATTGAAGAGGTCTTAAAGTTTGTTAATTGGCTTGATGGAAAACTATCATCATTG GCTGATGAACGTGCTGTCTTGAAGCATTTTAAGTGGCCTGAGAAGAGAGCTGATGCATTGAGAGAGGCTGCAATTGAGTATCATGAACTCAAAATGCTAGAACAGGAAATCTCCTCCTACAAGGATGACCCTGATATTCCATGTGGAGCTGCCTTAAAAAAGATGGCCAGCCTATTAGACAA GTCTGAGAGGAGAATACAGAGGCTAATAAAGCTAAGGAGTTCAGTCATACATTCATATCAAGTGTACAACATTCCAACTGCATGGATGCTTGATTCTGGAATAATGAGCAAT ATAAAGCAGGCTTCCATGACCCTTGTCAAGATGTACATGAAAAGAGTGACAATCGAGCTTGAATCCGTTCGCAATTCCGACAGAGAATCTATTCAAGATTCTCTTCTGCTTCAGGGTGTGCATTTTGCATACAGAGCCCATCAG TTTGCTGGAGGATTGGACTCAGAAACAATGTGTTGTTTTGAAGAGATACGGCAACGTGTACCAGGACACCTAGCAGGGTCTCGAGAACTTTTGGCTGGCATACCATTATCATG A
- the LOC108323771 gene encoding protein CHUP1, chloroplastic isoform X2 has protein sequence MKQKTPSSPITTRTALKKHGDNNKSLQSPPQPRLRASSKAPKSPPETSTRAKSVPLDLKDVSRAKRGAAVGSRKGREAEEAEVVVVARPRRRLGDFGLRKSGDDDPDGKKRKELQEKLEVSENLIKSLQSEVLALKEELDRVKSLNVELESQNTKLTRNLAEAKQATVGIGNSGKESVIGEHQSPKFKDIQKLIADKLELSRVKKEGNPEVNFAKASILSPTRSFSIHETKSIGRKSPPNICLQPPPPLPPPIIGRNSAHSTCLQPPPPPPPPPIPSRPSARLSDTKKGAAIVELFHSLKSKDGKIDSKGPVNHQRPVVISAHSSIVGEIQNRSAHLLAIRTDIETKGEFVNDLIKKVVDAAFTDIEEVLKFVNWLDGKLSSLADERAVLKHFKWPEKRADALREAAIEYHELKMLEQEISSYKDDPDIPCGAALKKMASLLDKSERRIQRLIKLRSSVIHSYQVYNIPTAWMLDSGIMSNIKQASMTLVKMYMKRVTIELESVRNSDRESIQDSLLLQGVHFAYRAHQFAGGLDSETMCCFEEIRQRVPGHLAGSRELLAGIPLSW, from the exons ATGAAGCAAAAGACGCCGTCTTCACCAATCACTACAAGAACTGCGTTGAAGAAGCACGGTGACAACAACAAGTCCCTGCAGAGTCCACCGCAGCCACGCCTCAGAGCTTCTTCCAAGGCTCCAAAGTCACCACCAGAGACATCAACCAGAGCCAAGTCAGTGCCCCTGGACTTGAAGGACGTTTCGAGGGCCAAGAGGGGTGCTGCTGTGGGGTCTCGAAAGGGTAGGGAAGCTGAGGAGGCtgaggttgttgttgttgctcgGCCACGGCGAAGGCTTGGGGATTTCGGTTTGAGGAAGAGTGGAGATGATGACCCTGAtgggaagaagaggaaggagtTGCAGGAGAAGCTCGAGGTGAGTGAAAATTTGATCAAGAGTTTGCAATCTGAGGTGCTGGCGTTGAAGGAGGAATTGGATAGAGTTAAGAGCTTGAATGTGGAGCTTGAGTCCCAGAACACAAAGCTCACTCGGAACCTTGCTGAAGCTAAGCAAGCAACTGTTGGGATTGGCAACAGTGGAAAG GAGTCAGTAATAGGAGAACACCAGAGTCCCAAGTTTAAAGACATACAGAAACTCATTGCTGACAAATTGGAACTGTCTAGAGTGAAAAAGGAAGGTAATCCTGAAGTTAATTTTGCCAAAGCATCAATTCTTTCACCAACCAGAAGTTTTTCCATTCATGAAACTAAAAGTATAGGAAGAAAATCTCCACCCAATATATGCCTGCAGCCACCTCCACCACTACCACCACCAATTATAGGAAGAAATTCTGCACACAGCACATGCCTGCAACCCCCTCCGCCTCCTCCACCACCTCCAATTCCATCTCGGCCTTCAGCAAGATTATCTGACACCAAAAAGGGTGCTGCAATTGTTGAACTATTTCACTCGTTAAAGAGTAAAGATGGGAAGATAGACTCAAAAGGACCTGTGAATCATCAGAGACCAGTAGTTATTAGTGCACACAGTAGCATTGTGGGAGAAATTCAAAACCGTTCAGCTCATCTGTTAGCC ATAAGGACAGATATTGAAACAAAAGGAGAGTTCGTTAATGACCTCATAAAGAAAGTAGTAGATGCAGCATTCACGGATATTGAAGAGGTCTTAAAGTTTGTTAATTGGCTTGATGGAAAACTATCATCATTG GCTGATGAACGTGCTGTCTTGAAGCATTTTAAGTGGCCTGAGAAGAGAGCTGATGCATTGAGAGAGGCTGCAATTGAGTATCATGAACTCAAAATGCTAGAACAGGAAATCTCCTCCTACAAGGATGACCCTGATATTCCATGTGGAGCTGCCTTAAAAAAGATGGCCAGCCTATTAGACAA GTCTGAGAGGAGAATACAGAGGCTAATAAAGCTAAGGAGTTCAGTCATACATTCATATCAAGTGTACAACATTCCAACTGCATGGATGCTTGATTCTGGAATAATGAGCAAT ATAAAGCAGGCTTCCATGACCCTTGTCAAGATGTACATGAAAAGAGTGACAATCGAGCTTGAATCCGTTCGCAATTCCGACAGAGAATCTATTCAAGATTCTCTTCTGCTTCAGGGTGTGCATTTTGCATACAGAGCCCATCAG TTTGCTGGAGGATTGGACTCAGAAACAATGTGTTGTTTTGAAGAGATACGGCAACGTGTACCAGGACACCTAGCAGGGTCTCGAGAACTTTTGGCTGGCATACCATTATCATGGTAA
- the LOC108332316 gene encoding diacylglycerol O-acyltransferase 3 — translation MEISGTVFRHVSYVSGAGTHTRSRGVAPRVAVRMGTGSDFCDEGHLQYYQNTKKVLSPKKTLKLLKDFSKLGFASDPQKLSMFYDLQQNLTSDAGDVLLRELEAARAKEKETKKKRKQEKKAKLKASKKKCESSSSSSESSDSDCGCDQVVDMNSFRSGVGVSVVAPAAPVDESPITKITPIVEDGNSRRDAMDLCSNNDVSVSSVRDGGIKRESGVVTTSSEKRIEVCMGGKCKRSGAAALLQEFEKVVGVEGGAVVACKCMGKCKTAPNVRVQNSVDHSLARGLDDSVKFPANPLFIGVGLEDVDAIVARFLGENPTDIGMAGAITAA, via the exons ATGGAGATTTCTGGCACCGTTTTCCGTCATGTCAGCTACGTCTCCGGCGCTGGGACTCACACGCGTTCCCGTGGCGTGGCTCCTCGTGTTGCGGTGAGAATGGGAACGGGTTCTGACTTCTGTGACGAGGGGCATCTGCAGTATTACCAGAACACCAAAAAGGTTCTCTCTCCCAAGAAAACGTTGAAACTGCTGAAGGATTTCTCCAAATTAGGGTTCGCCTCGGATCCTCAGAAGCTTTCCATGTTCTATGATCTTCAACAAAACCTCACCTCG GATGCTGGCGACGTGTTACTTAGAGAGTTGGAAGCTGCAAGAGCAAAGGAGAAGGAAACgaagaaaaagaggaaacaGGAGAAGAAGGCTAAACTCAAGGCCTCCAAAAAGAAGTgtgaatcttcatcttcatcgTCTGAATCAAGTGACAGTGATTGTGGTTGTGATCAAGTGGTTGACATGAACAGCTTTAGATCTGGTGTTGGTGTTAGTGTTGTTGCCCCTGCTGCACCTGTGGATGAATCCCCAATAACCAAGATCACCCCCATTGTTGAGGACGGGAATTCACGTCGTGATGCCATGGATTTGTGCTCTAACAACGATGTCTCTGTTAGCAGTGTTAGAGATGGTGGTATTAAGAGAGAGAGTGGTGTAGTTACCACCAGTTCTGAGAAGAGGATTGAGGTCTGCATGGGTGGGAAGTGCAAAAGATCAGGGGCTGCTGCATTGTTGCAAGAGTTTGAAAAAGTGGTGGGTGTTGAAGGTGGTGCTGTTGTTGCATGCAAGTGCATGGGCAAGTGCAAAACTGCTCCTAATGTGAGAGTTCAGAATTCCGTTGATCATAGCCTTGCTCGGGGACTTGATGATTCTGTTAAGTTTCCAGCTAACCCTCTGTTCATTGGAGTTGGCTTGGAGGATGTGGATGCCATTGTGGCTAGATTTTTAGGGGAGAATCCCACAGATATAGGAATGGCAGGTGCAATTACGGCTGCTTGA